One Cardiocondyla obscurior isolate alpha-2009 linkage group LG11, Cobs3.1, whole genome shotgun sequence DNA segment encodes these proteins:
- the East gene encoding serine-rich adhesin for platelets isoform X2 has translation MASREKKPLAPSKSKQKASNDPVLPSNEVKSKKGKSLPHIKQQQLAQEIFDTVATGSQLPVKLEASLPRRKALKNLKRKQKIRAAKANLIKSKVTKKVTNKDIHRVAPDVKRGPKGAKKARQSEESTVKAVDAALKASENQANNGDNEGRGTETPSKSAKSNLRIKKTKSDVQSKEEASTTSTKVSPKFGRKGKTTESPDTLSKSAKTVKVTTNLKKNSAGFVKITEADNKGGKGRKSKELDCGSSARNNSSIEKISKAALDNKNSIDLTIDEVIASMLSDSEIEGQQNVTLDKTEGKVTRSKKMLVEGNIACDIEIKKESDADDTKATSDGESVETEQGFHYQNAIQLRKRSKVGYADQTSQRSLRNGKQRHLSDLGNFVDNDSKKRHRLYSDGPLTSDNLMEHISDCNINIDSGFSDPGSNESQSIVASNKEEICSKDRASNFDEDIETGLEMENNNNSDRSDRTGETGPTLRSKTKAKTTECETTRDDDVKTEDTRITPKNTETQEDSKRFNNFEQIKKDNVLAKFSDKSKGRRSSLNVDVNKTVNSFYNTDKSDGNSKSDIDQMIESIKTNIANSIKNKIFGSEKNLGLNKNFEIPETEEIVAPLSTESQKMGLEDNADEDKSNVSRNEASDNSENSVPRVADTAKEIEKKLVNFDIGEAETHSQNVQENKASDNDRINDVHSTCESTCNININNNNATQQSYKNMAESEEKNVGCSAFSGVLVNVSGNEPKILDENKKITRKSSRINDKSSDNASNNETRKSNRTPNKTVPKSDNVENALDEQKSTSEETDQLSDDNAKALSLSASMSSEQAEEEFMEERVQTGATTGSPFSFENEISLNIASNSEEAETLESISREVEKLVAEDDFATSLPHITNETAQSKDAISDAKILDKDREIQSNNQEGSDDCNERSTPLGPTVSDTNETSSGYVEGKPTDTTETLRENEASCKISQSGRRSKVNNNLLHVPIALNCDSNNEGSSENSSSVHCTSDRLTDETKELDHDSNNKELNQSNVISNIDENISEQKSGHNEAALMVDQSNKSSDNKGPDERKNEKNRRVLRTRDKQRKTENRQTSSRSRESATDNVKSNKIEEGNTVQKTPTSSHHSDTDEIVQSSVDDTASVESSQKTESENDTLNINLELDVGELEPQARGRRGRETKKRKEESSQLPGSSKTKRIKRDLRKSDQQNKEETLLDNEVAKINENNRSFLSKYDSVRTTASADANDNDRASANASVNVTSNVDADVDASVEHTNRFHGFFEQSGQDDLDKIDKDPNLRSKSENDITLVGAKTGKSEKRQLSRNLSENHVSQQTVGNIDILENERKTLKTPELAHKDSDETSTSGESFNSGTPKILETPEDKERKESIMRMLGLESLEQAAKRLNQQKTKKEQTSSTGTLKTIIRVSQKEKEKDKDKRGSRSPLKMILKQQGRGDGEGDSPEFYTIQKEFGTSGLGDSSSGANRKFTTNHRHSCDDDNEEAAPKDRQSLVIPEKSSSFSIHPGRVCADVCCYCFGKFGSLDTPMHLAQIKSDERRKKILNIERHLTKDSCLCDACYRHVDRKANTSPTNMQQKPPKQHRQLMVSKCSAHECRDPARHHVKRRWLLKIRNGLQNQVDIDWDSSQHTTMSFCVNHYEKVGRFLMCALCKRRLTRQHTHPVISAEIDDLNHLLGVQGIPVLLAVGTFVCKLCRYFTQLQLKYKELENMSTGHRSFFKSYRKRVLHNLGIKVIDDEDEDSSQQVNQANQTKDKKTKKNIKNLQPKNGSTKSPECTSGTSEKSTPEPTKNDNPMGCSSEMGNESRGSKSINDENGSMDMHYLDSTVENLKKRKILDMHTYAPGTSISSLCDGVLANGMTFGMDEVTLTRLPKRSRVSTNSNNDITPVVQRLGANPSISVRTLFPGEEEMNLHVNIEFQNVREVTPQGWEKCATMIQYDRETKQLWQQLQRPYGNQSSFLRHLILLEKYYRAGDLILAPNASRNAINYSTSVQNRLISYEGPEKMDEPIMEPIATEYSNSRRLSGGYMLEKDRLSIPGTSLMSRPSTSGGNSGASLSHSAKVNPPRMLKLTSGVSIIKKSPPNLQRLSLPSTSGSGSGSGSGGGGGGGSNGSNSSGNSGGSGGSVSASGNSNGNGNGNGGTTATTNGSGGVKRRDHSLPSVYGSSGKVFQLSEADVKRMPTFKRQKLSDKPVGTNNGSSTSGRSQYQKTQLVVSGHNQQFHRHLLMQQEMLNRQSRGDFEPLICDITRSATCANENSSTAGQNILHSLNLPKSIQVTTKPTSSTSHPIPILPKIPKSLTVIPQTITRSVEK, from the exons ATGGCATCCAGGGAAAAGAAACCCTTAGCGCCTTCCAAATCGAAACAGAAGGCGAGTAACGATCCCGTCTTGCCATCCAATGAGGTCAAAAGTAAGAAAGGCAAGTCATTGCCACATATAAAGCAACAGCAGCTTGCGCAAGAGATTTTTGATACCGTAGCGACAGGTAGTCAACTTCCTGTTAAACTAGAGGCGAGCTTGCCACGTAGAAAAGCCCTTAAAAATCTGAAACGCAAACAGAAAATACGAGCAGCCAAGGCAAATCTTATCAAGTCCAAGGTTACCAAGAAAGTGACGAATAAGGATATACACAGGGTAGCTCCTGACGTCAAGAGGGGCCCCAAAGGTGCCAAGAAAGCTAGGCAGTCGGAAGAATCAACTGTTAAGGCAGTGGACGCCGCTTTGAAAGCTTCAGAAAATCAAGCGAATAACGGGGACAACGAAGGTAGAGGAACTGAAACACCAAGTAAAAGTGCCAAGAGTAATCTCAGGATCAAAAAGACCAAATCTGACGTTCAAAGTAAGGAAGAGGCCAGTACTACATCCACGAAAGTCAGTCCGAAATTTGGCAGAAAAGGCAAAACGACGGAAAGCCCTGATACTTTGTCCAAGAGTGCCAAAACGGTAAAGGTAACGACGAACTTGAAGAAGAACAGCGCCGGTTTCGTAAAGATTACCGAGGCTGATAACAAGGGCGGAAAAGGCCGGAAGAGTAAGGAATTAGATTGCGGTAGCAGTGCAAGAAACAATTCTAGcattgaaaaaatttcaaaggCGGCTTTAGACAACAAGAATTCTATCGATCTTACTATTGACGAAGTCATTGCTTCAATGTTGAGCGACTCCGAGATTGAAGGCCAGCAAAACGTTACACTAGACAAGACGGAAGGGAAGGTGACGAGGAGTAAGAAAATGTTGGTAGAAGGAAATATCGCTTGCGATATCGAGATAAAAAAGGAATCTGATGCCGACGACACCAAAGCTACATCGGATGGAGAGTCCGTAGAGACGGAACAGGGATTTCACTATCAGAATGCTattcaattaagaaaaagatcgAAAGTCGGTTATGCTGATCAAACGTCTCAAAGGAGCTTGCGAAATGGAAAGCAGCGTCACTTATCGGATTTGGGAAATTTTGTAGATAACGATTCGAAAAAGCGGCACAGGCTATATTCGGATGGACCTCTTACCTCGGATAATTTAATGGAACACATCTCggattgtaatataaatatagacTCTGGTTTTTCAGATCCTGGCAGTAATGAATCTCAAAGTATTGTAGCATCGAACAAAGAGGAGATTTGTTCTAAGGATAGAGCGTCTAATTTCGACGAGGATATCGAGACCGGATTAGAGATGGAGAACAACAATAATAGCGATCGCTCAGACAGGACGGGCGAGACTGGGCCGACACTACGTTCCAAGACCAAAGCTAAAACTACCGAGTGCGAGACTACAAGAGACGACGATGTTAAAACCGAAGACACACGAATAACACCCAAGAATACGGAAACGCAAGAGGATtcaaaaagatttaataattttgagcaaataaaaaaggaCAATGTTTTAGCTAAATTTTCAGACAAATCTAAAGGCCGAAGAAGCAGTTTAAACGTAGACGTAAATAAAAcggttaattctttttacaatacGGATAAATCGGACGGTAATTCAAAATCGGATATAGATCAAATGATTGAAAGCATAAAAACAAATATCGCAAATTCCATTAAAAACAAGATTTTTGGCTCGGAAAAAAATCttggattaaataaaaatttcgaaataccCGAGACTGAAGAAATTGTCGCGCCGCTTAGCACAGAGTCTCAAAAAATGGGACTGGAGGATAATGCAGATGAAGACAAATCCAATGTTTCAAGAAATGAAGCGTCAGATAATTCTGAAAATTCAGTACCAAGAGTGGCCGATACTGCCAAAGAGATCGAGAAGAAACTAGTCAACTTTGATATCGGGGAAGCAGAAACACATTCGCAGAACGTCCAAGAGAACAAAGCCTCTGATAACGACAGAATTAATGATGTACATAGTACTTGCGAATCtacatgtaatataaatattaataataataatgctacGCAACAATCTTACAAAAATATGGCCGAATCAGAAGAAAAGAATGTTGGTTGTAGTGCTTTCAGCGGCGTCTTAGTCAACGTCAGTGGTAATGAGCCGAAGATATtggacgaaaataaaaagattacgaGAAAATCCTCGAGAATCAACGATAAAAGTTCGGATAATGCCAGTAATAACGAAACGAGAAAATCGAATAGAACGCCAAATAAAACGGTCCCGAAATCGGACAACGTGGAAAATGCTTTGGACGAACAAAAATCTACGAGCGAAGAAACAGATCAGCTTTCGGACGATAATGCGAAAGCTTTGTCATTATCTGCATCGATGTCTTCTGAGCAAGCGGAGGAAGAATTTATGGAAGAACGTGTACAAACGGGAGCAACAACGGgatctcctttttctttcgaaaatgAAATCTCTCTGAACATTGCGAGTAACTCGGAAGAAGCGGAAACATTGGAAAGTATATCTCGTGAGGTAGAAAAATTAGTAGCGGAAGATGATTTTGCCACATCACTACCACATATTACAAATGAGACGGCACAGAGTAAAGATGCGATTTCAGACGCAAAAATATTGGATAAAGATCGAGAGATACAAAGTAATAATCAAGAGGGATCTGACGACTGCAACGAACGTTCCACGCCATTAGGACCAACTGTTAGCGACACAAACGAAACATCGAGCGGTTACGTAGAAGGTAAGCCCACTGACACAACTGAAACGTTACGAGAGAATGAAGCGTCTTGTAAAATATCGCAAAGCGGAAGACGttcaaaagttaataataatttgctaCACGTACCAATTGCTCTAAACTGTGATTCGAATAATGAAGGTAGCTCTGAAAATTCTTCATCCGTGCATTGCACTTCTGATCGATTGACCGATGAGACTAAAGAGCTCGATCAcgatagtaataataaagaattaaatcaaTCTAACGTTATATCAAATATTGATGAGAATATTTCCGAGCAAAAATCAGGTCACAATGAAGCTGCTCTAATGGTTGATCAAAGCAATAAATCCTCAGATAATAAAGGGCCTGATGAGcggaaaaatgagaaaaacaGGAGGGTATTACGAACTCGCGACAAGCAGAGGAAGACTGAAAACAGGCAAACATCGTCGCGCAGCCGAGAATCCGCGACCGATAATGTAAAAAGCAACAAAATAGAGGAAGGTAATACAGTACAAAAGACACCGACTTCGAGTCACCATAGCGACACTGATGAGATCGTACAGAGCTCGGTGGATGATACAGCTAGCGTCGAAAGTTCTCAAAAGACGGAAAGTGAAAACGATACGTTAAACATCAACTTAGAACTCGACGTCGGCGAACTCGAACCTCAAGCTCGTGGCCGTCGCGGTagagaaacgaaaaaacgCAAAGAAGAATCGTCGCAATTGCCCGGTAGCTCGAAAACCAAGCGTATAAAGCGAGATTTGCGAAAATCCGATCAGCAAAATAAAGAAGAGACTCTGTTGGACAACGAGGTTGCTAAAATCAACGAGAATAACAGATCATTTTTGAGTAAGTACGACAGCGTCAGGACCACCGCCAGCGCCGACGCCAATGACAACGATAGAGCTAGCGCTAATGCCAGCGTTAACGTTACCTCTAACGTTGATGCCGACGTAGATGCCAGCGTTGAGCACACGAACCGTTTTCATGGATTCTTTGAACAGAGCGGACAAGATGATTTAGATAAGATCGACAAGGATCCTAACTTGCGCAGCAAATCTGAAAACGATATAACGCTCGTCGGCGCGAAAACCGGGAAGAGCGAAAAGCGACAACTCTCGCGAAATCTATCCGAGAATCACGTCTCGCAACAGACAGTTGGCAATATAGATATTTTGGAGAACGAGCGCAAAACTCTGAAAACGCCAGAGCTCGCGCACAAAGATTCTGACGAGACGTCTACGTCCGGTGAATCGTTCAACAGTGGTACGCCAAAGATTCTGGAAACGCCTGAAgataaagaaaggaaagaatcGATTATGCGAATGCTGGGACTCGAATCTCTGGAACAGGCCGCGAAAAGACTAAATCAACAAAAGACAAAGAAGGAACAGACGTCATCCACAGGTACTTTGAAAACGATCATTAGAGTATCgcaaaaggaaaaggagaaggACAAGGATAAGCGAGGATCACGATCTCCATTGAAAATGATTCTCAAGCAACAAGGACGAGGAGATGGAGAGGGTGATTCACCCGAGTTCTACACCATTCAAAAGGAG tttggAACCAGTGGTTTGGGAGATAGCAGCTCTGGTGCGAACCGAAAGTTCACTACTAACCACAGACATTCTTGCG aTGATGACAATGAGGAAGCTGCGCCTAAGGATCGTCAGTCGCTTGTTATTCCAGAAAAATCATCCTCTTTTTCTATTCATCCTGGGCGTGTGTGCGCTGATGTATGCTGCTATTGCTTTGGAAAATTTGGTTCTTTAGATACTCCAATGCATCTGGCTCAAATAAAATCTGATGAGAGGCGCAAAAAAATCTTGAATATAGAAAGACATCTTACAAAGGATTCATGTCTTTGTGACGCTTGCTATCGTCATGTTGATAGAAAG GCTAACACTAGTCCGACAAATATGCAACAAAAACCGCCAAAACAGCATAGGCAATTGATGGTGTCCAAGTGTTCTGCTCACGAATGTCGTGATCCTGCGCGGCATCATGTTAAACGACGTTGGCTgcttaaaataagaaatggcCTGCAGAATCAG gTCGATATAGACTGGGACTCGAGTCAGCACACCACGATGTCATTCTGCGTTAATCATTACGAAAAAGTCGGGCGCTTCTTGATGTGCGCGCTCTGCAAACGTCGACTTACTCGACAACACACTCACCCGGTGATTAGCGCAGAAATCGACGATTTGAATCACCTGCTCGGTGTACAAGGAATTCCCGTCTTACTAGCAGTTGGCACGTTTGTATGCAAGCTGTGTCGTTATTTTACTCAACTGCAACTGAAATATAAGGAACTCGAGAATATGAGTACAGGTCACAGGAGTTTCTTTAAGAGTTATCGAAAGCG GGTTCTCCATAATCTCGGAATTAAAGTGATCGATGACGAAGACGAAGATTCATCGCAACAGGTAAATCAAGCGAATCAAACTAAGGACAAGAAGACCAAAAAGAATATCAAGAATTTACAACCCAAAAACGGAAGCACAAAATCTCCGGAGTGCACGAGTGGTACGTCGGAGAAATCAACGCCGGAACCGACCAAGAATGATAATCCGATGGGATGCAGCTCTGAGATGGGTAACGAGAGTCGTGGCTCCAAGTCGATCAACGACGAAAACGGTAGTATGGATATGCATTATCTCGACAGCActgtagaaaatttaaaaaagcgtAAAATTCTCGATATGCACACATACGCGCCAGGCACGTCCATCTCTTCTCTATGCGATGGCGTATTGGCGAACGGTATGACATTCGGGATGGATGAAGTTACCTTGACGCGATTGCCAAAAAGATCCAGGGTTAGTACCAACAGTAACAATGATATAACACCCGTGGTGCAGAGACTTGGTGCAAATCCCTCCATAAGCGTGCGCACGCTCTTTCCGGGCGAGGAGGAGATGAATCTTCACgtaaatattgaatttcaaAATGTACGCGAAGTCACGCCGCAAGGATGGGAGAAATGCGCGACGATGATCCAGTATGATCGCGAGACTAAGCAGCTTTGGCAGCAGTTGCAACGACCGTACGGTAATCAAAGTTCCTTCCTGCGACATTTAATCCTCCTGGAGAAATATTACCGAGCCGGCGATCTGATATTAGCGCCAAATGCCTCGCGGAATGCCATCAACTATTCTACATCAGTGCAAAATAGATTGATATCGTACGAAGGTCCGGAGAAAATGGATGAACCTATAATGGAACCGATTGCGACAGAGTATAGTAATTCTCGCCGTTTGAGTGGTGGCTATATGTTAGAGAAAGACAGACTTTCCATACCCGGTACAAGTTTGATGTCCAGACCGTCCACTAGCGGCGGAAATTCCGGTGCCTCGTTATCGCATTCGGCCAAAGTAAACCCACCACGGATGCTCAAACTTACCTCGGGGgtatcaattataaaaaaatcgccTCCGAATTTGCAACGATTGAGTTTACCATCTACTAGCGGTAGCGGTagcggcagcggcagcggcggcggtggcggcggcggcagtaACGGTAGCAATAGTAGCGGCAATAGCGGTGGCAGTGGCGGCAGTGTTAGTGCCAGTGGTAATAGCAATGGCAATGGCAATGGAAATGGTGGTACTACCGCGACGACAAACGGTAGTGGCGGTGTCAAACGAAGAGACCACAGTTTGCCCTCCGTTTATGGCAGCAGCGGCAAGGTGTTTCAATTAAGCGAGGCGGACGTGAAGCGAATGCCAACGTTCAAACGACAGAAATTAAGCGACAAACCCGTTGGCACGAATAACGGGTCGTCGACTAGTGGAAGATCGCAATACCAAAAGACGCAGCTTGTCGTTTCCGGCCATAACCAACAGTTTCACAGGCACCTCTTAATGCAGCAAGAGATGCTGAATCGCCAAAGCCGCGGTGATTTTGAGCCACTAATATGCGACATTACGCGTTCCGCTACTTGCGCGAATGAAAACAGTTCGACAGCTGGCCAAAATATTCTTCACAGCCTCAATTTACCCAAGTCGATCCAGGTAACAACCAAGCCGACGTCATCGACGAGCCATCCGATTCCGATTTTGCCGAAAATCCCGAAATCTTTGACGGTAATACCACAAACCATCACGAGATCtgttgaaaaatga